One window from the genome of Brachionichthys hirsutus isolate HB-005 chromosome 19, CSIRO-AGI_Bhir_v1, whole genome shotgun sequence encodes:
- the gfi1b gene encoding zinc finger protein Gfi-1b: MPRSFLVKNKRCTSYNIHRSYEDESKDPVNANIPPEVHSTDSSDRPPSDGHSSALDHCSFKKEEEEGELERPLPEHPDPSIPAPTQPYFLNESHVAGFPPYFKPPYAWESVPSSFKLHQNSFSPTVLQHAGSLYSSHISRSAQPQQPLDCSTHYSPTSNTYHCITCEKVFSTSHGLEVHVRRSHSGTRPFGCNVCRKTFGHAVSLEQHMNVHSQEKSFECKMCGKTFKRSSTLSTHLLIHSDTRPYPCQYCGKRFHQKSDMKKHTYIHTGEKPHKCQVCGKAFSQSSNLITHSRKHTGFKPFGCNICSKGFQRKVDLRRHHESQHSMK; encoded by the exons ATGCCTCGGTCATTTctggtgaaaaacaaaaggtgCACGTCCTATAATATTCACCGATCATATGAAGATGAGTCAAAGGATCCCGTGAACGCAA ACATCCCACCAGAGGTTCACAGCACAGACTCCTCAGACAGGCCTCCATCAGATGGACATTCTTCTGCTCTGGACCATTGCTCCtttaaaaaggaggaggaggagggagaactTGAACGCCCCTTACCTGAGCACCCAGATCCATCCATACCGGCTCCCACACAGCCTTACTTCCTAAATG AGTCTCACGTGGCGGGATTCCCCCCATACTTCAAGCCGCCGTATGCCTGGGAGTCAGTGCCGTCCTCCTTCAAGCTTCATCAGAATAGTTTCAGCCCCACAGTGCTGCAGCACGCCGGCAGTCTGTACAGCAGCCACATCAGCCGGAGCGCGCAGCCTCAGCAGCCTCTGGACTGCAGCACCCACTACTCCCCCACCTCCAACACCTACCACTGCATCACCTGCGAGAAG GTGTTCTCCACGTCCCACGGACTGGAGGTCCACGTCAGGAGGTCGCACAGTGGGACGAGACCTTTCGGCTGCAACGTCTGTCGGAAAACCTTCGGTCATGCTGTCAGCCTGGAGCAACACATGAATGTCCATTCTCAG GAAAAAAGCTTTGAGTGCAAGATGTGCGGGAAAACCTTCAAGCGGTCCTCCaccctctccacgcacctgCTCATCCACTCGGACACAAGGCCTTACCCCTGCCAGTACTGCGGCAAAAGGTTTCACCAGAAGTCGGACATGAAGAAACACAcctacattcacacag gagaAAAGCCCCACAAATGTCAAGTGTGCGGTAAAGCGTTCAGCCAAAGCTCCAACCTGATCACCCAcagcaggaaacacacaggcTTCAAACCGTTCGGGTGCAACATCTGCTCCAAGGGCTTCCAGCGTAAGGTGGACCTCCGCCGGCACCACGAGAGCCAGCACAGCATGAAATGA